In Nonomuraea sp. NBC_00507, the following are encoded in one genomic region:
- a CDS encoding cytidylate kinase-like family protein, with the protein MRVVTISATYGTAGSQIGPAVAERLGVPFVDRAIPSAVAQELGCTLEEALAHDDRAEHGLGRLLSGAMRLPTVTFGGVDMYVPGVMPLAPEEFVRRTERMMRETARTQGGVFLGRAGAVVLAEHPGALHVRLDAPVKRRIRQTATLGEVSEREARRIIEDNDRARMAYWRHFYRTDPADACQYHLVVDSTTIPVPTCVDLIVTAAEALD; encoded by the coding sequence ATGAGGGTCGTCACTATATCGGCGACATACGGCACGGCCGGGAGCCAGATCGGTCCGGCCGTGGCCGAGCGCCTCGGCGTACCTTTCGTCGACCGGGCCATTCCCAGTGCCGTCGCCCAGGAGCTCGGCTGCACGCTGGAGGAGGCGCTCGCGCACGACGACCGGGCTGAGCACGGCCTCGGCAGGCTCCTGTCCGGGGCGATGCGGCTGCCGACGGTCACCTTCGGCGGCGTGGACATGTATGTTCCGGGCGTGATGCCGCTCGCACCCGAGGAGTTCGTGCGCCGTACCGAGCGCATGATGAGGGAGACCGCCCGCACGCAGGGCGGCGTCTTCCTGGGCCGGGCCGGCGCCGTGGTCCTCGCCGAGCACCCCGGTGCGCTGCACGTCAGGCTCGACGCCCCGGTCAAACGCAGGATCCGGCAGACGGCCACGCTGGGCGAGGTCAGCGAGCGCGAGGCGCGCCGGATCATCGAGGACAACGACCGGGCCAGAATGGCCTATTGGCGCCACTTCTACCGCACGGATCCAGCGGACGCGTGTCAATATCATCTGGTCGTGGACAGCACCACGATCCCCGTTCCGACCTGCGTCGACCTGATCGTCACCGCTGCCGAGGCATTGGATTGA
- a CDS encoding DUF2867 domain-containing protein, whose protein sequence is MRLQKTAHTSLPWRIHALTSDFAVEDVWSFHTPGAGPDDFPAMLAAMRAGGGLATQTGPARFLFALRWKIGARLGWDKPSAGIGHRVASLHDRLPGDLRDAPRGPDSPNLPLTPVYELDTEAARELANKTVHTVMHLGWVRGGANGDP, encoded by the coding sequence GTGAGGCTGCAGAAGACCGCGCACACGTCCCTCCCGTGGCGCATCCACGCACTCACCAGCGATTTCGCGGTCGAAGACGTGTGGTCGTTCCACACCCCCGGAGCCGGTCCCGACGACTTCCCCGCGATGCTTGCCGCCATGCGAGCAGGCGGCGGACTCGCGACGCAGACAGGGCCGGCGAGGTTCCTGTTCGCCCTCCGGTGGAAGATCGGCGCTCGACTCGGCTGGGACAAGCCCTCTGCGGGCATCGGCCACCGGGTCGCCTCGCTCCACGACCGCCTGCCCGGCGACCTCCGCGACGCTCCCCGCGGCCCGGACAGCCCGAACCTGCCGCTCACTCCGGTCTACGAGCTCGACACGGAAGCCGCCCGCGAGCTGGCCAACAAGACCGTGCACACCGTGATGCACCTGGGCTGGGTCCGGGGGGGGGCGAATGGCGATCCCTGA
- a CDS encoding tetratricopeptide repeat protein yields MADFSRPGSLYGAIDLGARKQALEAQARREAGPQTGAAASIVEVTEETFTTDVIDRSMRLPVVLDLWSPRAPGSAQLSPVLEKVVGDLAGRAVLARVNVDASPQIAQALRVQAVPTVLAIFQGQAVTGFQQVLPEQEVRRWLDELMGAVEQFYEANPGARPPAAEEQEAPEGPPSDPDLAAAEQAIESGDLDAAAAAYQRLLARAPGDEDAKMGLAGVSLIKRTEAADPADVQRRLQDPADLDAQLLAADFEMLSGSVDEAFERVIAVVKRTSGDERDKARRHLLGLFDALPADDPSLAKARRALASALF; encoded by the coding sequence ATGGCGGACTTCTCTAGGCCCGGGTCGCTCTACGGAGCGATAGATCTGGGCGCGCGCAAGCAGGCACTGGAGGCGCAGGCCCGGCGGGAGGCAGGTCCCCAGACGGGTGCGGCGGCCTCGATCGTCGAAGTGACCGAGGAGACGTTCACGACCGACGTCATCGACCGGTCCATGAGGCTGCCGGTCGTCCTCGACCTCTGGTCTCCCAGGGCGCCCGGCAGCGCCCAGCTGAGCCCGGTGCTGGAGAAGGTCGTCGGCGACCTGGCCGGCCGGGCCGTGCTGGCCAGGGTCAACGTGGACGCCAGCCCGCAGATCGCCCAGGCGCTGCGCGTGCAGGCCGTGCCGACCGTGCTGGCCATCTTCCAGGGGCAGGCCGTGACCGGCTTCCAGCAGGTGCTGCCCGAGCAGGAGGTGCGCCGCTGGCTCGATGAGCTGATGGGCGCGGTCGAGCAGTTCTACGAGGCCAACCCCGGCGCCCGGCCGCCCGCGGCCGAAGAGCAGGAGGCGCCGGAGGGCCCTCCCTCCGACCCCGACCTGGCCGCCGCCGAGCAGGCGATCGAGAGCGGCGACCTGGACGCGGCGGCGGCGGCCTACCAGCGGCTGCTGGCCCGCGCGCCCGGCGACGAGGACGCCAAGATGGGTCTGGCCGGCGTCAGCCTGATCAAGCGCACGGAGGCCGCCGACCCCGCCGACGTCCAGCGGCGCCTGCAGGACCCCGCCGACCTCGACGCGCAGCTGCTCGCCGCCGACTTCGAGATGTTGTCGGGCTCGGTGGACGAGGCGTTCGAGCGCGTCATCGCCGTGGTCAAGCGCACGTCGGGCGACGAGCGGGACAAGGCGAGGCGTCATTTGCTCGGCCTGTTCGACGCGTTGCCCGCCGACGACCCATCTTTGGCGAAAGCACGTAGAGCTTTGGCGAGCGCTCTGTTCTAA
- a CDS encoding glycerol-3-phosphate dehydrogenase/oxidase: protein MMIAMGTERARIREELSSATFDLLVIGGGILGTSVTWMAAQAGLRVAMVDAGDFAGATSSASSKLVHGGLRYLQTGNVRLVAENHRERRALAGDIAPHLVKPLTFLVPIYKGGPHGAAKLGAGVFLYSALSVFGDGMGKVITPQQAVSKVPALRTEGLRAAAVYGDHQMNDSRVAVMTVRAAVDAGAIVLNHAEVVDLRKTGGTVAGAELRDRLDGTEFGVSARLVLNATGPWVDHLRRMEDPDAAPSIRLSKGAHLVLRRHEPWKAALTTPIDKYRVSFAIPWEDHLLLGTTDEAYEGDPAEVRPTEADIAQILDEAGHSVREEQLKREDITYAFAGLRVLPGGPGQVASAKRETVLSRGKGGMLSVAGGKWTTYRHIGRHVLDTLAHLPGRPLGDDLADILPAVPLPGLASPDAVAMRLWTDRERGGRMDPLVARHLASHYGSIAFDLVRLIRETPALGERIHPDGPDIWAQAVFARDHEWAATVDDVVRRRTTLTVRGLDTPEVRTKIAQLLGQALKP from the coding sequence ATGATGATCGCGATGGGGACCGAGCGCGCGCGGATCCGCGAGGAACTGTCCAGCGCCACCTTCGACCTGCTCGTGATCGGGGGCGGCATCCTGGGCACGTCGGTGACCTGGATGGCGGCCCAGGCCGGGCTCCGGGTGGCGATGGTGGACGCGGGCGACTTCGCCGGCGCCACCTCCAGCGCCTCCTCCAAACTCGTCCACGGCGGCCTGCGTTACCTGCAGACCGGCAACGTCCGGCTGGTCGCGGAAAACCACCGCGAGCGGCGTGCCCTGGCCGGCGACATCGCGCCCCACCTGGTCAAGCCGCTGACGTTCCTGGTGCCCATCTACAAGGGCGGGCCGCACGGGGCCGCCAAGCTGGGCGCGGGGGTGTTCCTCTACTCGGCGCTGTCGGTGTTCGGCGACGGCATGGGCAAGGTGATCACGCCGCAGCAGGCGGTCTCCAAGGTGCCCGCGCTGCGCACCGAGGGCCTGCGGGCCGCCGCCGTCTACGGCGACCACCAGATGAACGACAGCCGGGTCGCGGTCATGACCGTGCGGGCCGCGGTGGACGCCGGCGCGATCGTGCTCAACCACGCGGAGGTCGTGGACCTGCGTAAGACCGGCGGCACCGTGGCCGGCGCCGAGTTGCGCGACCGGCTCGACGGCACCGAGTTCGGGGTGTCCGCGCGGCTCGTCCTGAACGCCACCGGGCCGTGGGTGGACCACCTGCGGCGGATGGAGGACCCGGACGCGGCCCCGAGCATCCGGCTCTCCAAGGGCGCCCACCTCGTCCTGCGCCGCCACGAGCCGTGGAAGGCCGCGCTGACCACGCCGATCGACAAATACCGGGTGTCGTTCGCCATCCCGTGGGAGGACCATCTGCTGCTCGGCACGACCGACGAGGCCTACGAGGGCGACCCCGCCGAGGTGCGGCCCACCGAGGCCGACATCGCGCAGATCCTCGACGAGGCCGGGCATTCCGTACGCGAGGAGCAGCTCAAGCGCGAGGACATCACCTACGCCTTCGCGGGGCTGCGCGTGCTCCCCGGCGGCCCTGGCCAGGTGGCGTCAGCCAAGCGGGAGACCGTGCTGAGCAGGGGCAAGGGCGGCATGCTCTCGGTCGCGGGCGGCAAGTGGACGACCTACCGGCACATCGGCAGGCACGTGCTCGACACGCTCGCCCACCTGCCGGGGCGGCCGCTGGGCGACGACCTGGCCGACATCCTGCCCGCCGTGCCGCTGCCCGGGCTGGCCAGCCCGGACGCGGTCGCGATGCGGCTGTGGACGGACCGGGAGCGGGGGGGCCGCATGGATCCGCTGGTGGCCAGACACCTGGCCTCGCACTACGGGTCGATCGCGTTCGACCTGGTCAGGCTCATCCGCGAGACACCCGCACTGGGCGAGCGCATCCACCCGGACGGGCCTGACATCTGGGCCCAAGCGGTCTTCGCGCGCGACCACGAGTGGGCGGCCACGGTGGACGACGTCGTACGCCGCCGCACGACGCTCACCGTACGCGGCCTCGACACACCCGAGGTACGCACCAAGATCGCGCAGCTGCTCGGACAGGCACTGAAGCCCTAG
- a CDS encoding TetR/AcrR family transcriptional regulator: protein MATRRIERTQESRRLLVTAAAELFAEKGYRQTSFIDIADKAGISRGSIPWHFGNKLGLLEAVVDDQLQAVLTAFPQTAGDRPGDPLDQVTGFIRLPVTRLFITLLAEAVEVDSPIREHYARLHAALRQAVQARIPEQALPPGTTPEAFTVLLVGAVIGVHAQWRVAPEAVDLEAVRATIRALLPVSLG, encoded by the coding sequence ATGGCCACGCGACGTATCGAGAGGACTCAAGAGAGCCGCAGGCTGCTGGTGACGGCTGCCGCCGAGCTGTTCGCCGAGAAGGGATACCGGCAGACGAGCTTCATCGACATCGCCGACAAGGCAGGCATCAGCCGCGGCTCCATCCCCTGGCACTTCGGCAACAAGCTGGGTCTGCTGGAAGCGGTGGTCGACGACCAGCTCCAGGCCGTGCTGACCGCTTTCCCTCAGACCGCCGGGGACCGCCCCGGTGATCCGCTCGACCAGGTCACAGGCTTCATCCGCCTGCCTGTCACGCGCTTGTTCATCACGCTCCTCGCCGAGGCCGTGGAAGTCGACTCGCCGATCCGTGAGCACTACGCGCGGCTCCACGCGGCACTCCGGCAGGCGGTACAGGCCCGCATACCGGAACAGGCCCTACCTCCGGGAACGACCCCGGAGGCGTTCACGGTCTTGCTGGTGGGAGCCGTCATCGGCGTTCACGCTCAGTGGCGGGTCGCTCCCGAGGCGGTGGACCTGGAGGCCGTCCGCGCCACGATCCGCGCCCTGCTACCGGTGAGCCTCGGATGA
- a CDS encoding NAD-dependent malic enzyme codes for MATVPSVSYSITVRLEVPAGGKAVSQLTHAVETAGGVVTALDVTTAGHEKLRIDVTCAARDTDHAQAIVDQLEAVEGVVIHKVSDRTFLMHLGGKIEMVSKVPLRNRDELSMAYTPGVARVSMAIARNKEDARRLTIKRNTVAVVTDGSAVLGLGNIGPEAALPVMEGKAALFKRFAGIDAWPICLDTQDVDEIVRTVQVIAPGFGGINLEDIGAPRCFEVERRLRELLDIPVFHDDQHGTAICVLAALTNALRVVNKSIEGVKITMAGAGAAGNAVLRLLLAAGARNVIVCDYLGAVHKGRDDLDESLRWIAEHTNAEGYAGDLRGAVKGADVFVGVSAPGILTGDDIATMAGDAVVFALANPEPEVSPDDAREHAAVVATGRSDYPNQINNVLAFPGVFRGLLDAQAGGVTQEMLLAAARALAAVVTPEELGPNYIVPSVFHPDVAGAVAAAVRESAGGRVRGFTEA; via the coding sequence GTGGCGACCGTCCCGAGTGTGTCCTATTCCATCACCGTGCGGCTCGAGGTGCCCGCAGGCGGCAAGGCCGTCAGCCAGCTCACCCATGCCGTAGAGACCGCCGGGGGCGTGGTGACCGCCCTCGACGTCACCACCGCCGGCCACGAGAAGCTCCGCATCGACGTGACCTGCGCCGCCAGGGACACCGACCACGCCCAGGCCATCGTCGACCAGCTCGAGGCCGTCGAGGGCGTGGTCATTCACAAGGTGTCCGACCGCACGTTCCTCATGCACCTCGGCGGCAAGATCGAGATGGTGTCGAAGGTGCCGCTGCGTAACCGCGACGAGCTGTCGATGGCCTACACGCCGGGCGTGGCACGCGTGTCGATGGCGATCGCGCGCAACAAGGAGGACGCGCGGCGTCTGACCATCAAGCGCAACACCGTGGCCGTCGTCACGGACGGTTCGGCCGTGCTGGGCCTGGGCAACATCGGGCCCGAGGCGGCGCTGCCGGTCATGGAGGGCAAGGCGGCGCTGTTCAAACGGTTCGCGGGCATCGACGCCTGGCCGATCTGCCTGGACACGCAGGACGTGGACGAGATCGTCAGGACCGTCCAGGTGATCGCGCCCGGGTTCGGCGGCATCAACCTGGAGGACATCGGCGCGCCGCGCTGCTTCGAGGTGGAGCGGCGGCTGCGCGAGCTGCTCGACATCCCCGTCTTCCACGACGACCAGCACGGGACTGCGATCTGCGTGCTGGCGGCGTTGACCAACGCGCTGCGCGTCGTCAACAAGAGCATCGAGGGTGTCAAGATCACCATGGCCGGCGCCGGCGCGGCCGGAAACGCCGTGCTGCGGCTGCTGCTGGCGGCGGGGGCGCGCAACGTGATCGTGTGCGACTACCTGGGCGCCGTGCACAAGGGGCGCGACGACCTCGACGAGTCGCTGCGCTGGATCGCCGAGCACACCAACGCCGAGGGATACGCCGGGGACCTGCGGGGGGCGGTCAAGGGGGCCGACGTGTTCGTCGGGGTGTCCGCGCCGGGGATCCTCACCGGGGACGACATCGCGACGATGGCCGGCGACGCGGTGGTGTTCGCGCTGGCCAACCCGGAGCCCGAGGTGTCGCCCGACGACGCGCGCGAGCACGCGGCCGTGGTGGCGACCGGGCGGTCCGACTACCCCAACCAGATCAACAACGTGCTGGCCTTCCCCGGTGTGTTCCGCGGGCTGCTGGACGCGCAGGCCGGTGGGGTGACACAGGAGATGCTGCTGGCGGCGGCCCGTGCGCTGGCCGCGGTCGTTACGCCGGAGGAGCTGGGGCCCAACTACATCGTCCCCAGCGTGTTCCACCCGGATGTCGCGGGCGCGGTCGCGGCGGCCGTGCGTGAATCCGCCGGAGGGCGCGTGCGCGGCTTCACCGAGGCATAA
- a CDS encoding DUF6463 family protein, with protein MNSRKRMLRWASGIMLVLGIGHLSLLALVASEDIAGWVGRGIWAAVPLELTGGGTVQTLASLQNKLAFWAAPGSFAVPLILLGCLTWHLAGRGVAVPAGVGWGLAAWCLIGGVLLVPSPFFAGSVSGVLMILAARKKDGRERPEIRRSGASVGESRRRSR; from the coding sequence ATGAACTCCAGAAAGCGAATGCTCCGCTGGGCGAGCGGGATCATGCTCGTGCTGGGAATCGGGCACCTATCGTTGCTGGCGCTCGTCGCCTCGGAGGACATCGCCGGTTGGGTGGGTCGAGGGATATGGGCAGCAGTCCCGCTCGAACTCACCGGCGGAGGGACCGTTCAGACGCTGGCGTCCCTTCAGAACAAGCTCGCCTTCTGGGCCGCTCCGGGAAGCTTCGCCGTGCCCCTGATCCTTCTGGGGTGCCTGACATGGCACCTCGCTGGACGCGGGGTGGCCGTGCCCGCCGGAGTCGGCTGGGGCCTTGCGGCGTGGTGTCTGATTGGCGGCGTCCTTCTCGTGCCGTCCCCGTTCTTCGCCGGAAGCGTCTCCGGAGTGCTCATGATCCTCGCGGCGCGAAAGAAGGATGGGCGGGAGAGGCCCGAGATCCGGCGGTCTGGCGCATCGGTGGGGGAAAGTCGGCGTCGTAGCAGATGA
- the glpK gene encoding glycerol kinase GlpK, producing MPRPHYVAAIDQGTTSSRCIVFDQAGNIISVAQREHRQIFPKPGWVEHDAAEIWQAVQGVLEEAVGGLDGQIAALGITNQRETTVLWDRATGQPVCPAIVWQDTRTAPLTHALAAHEQLFKEKAGLPLATYFSGPKIRWLLDEHPGLRERAERGEVLFGTMDSWLLWNLTGRHLTDVTNASRTMLMNIHTLAWDDELLAALGVPRAMLPEIRPSAEVYGRTPGGFPVASALGDQQAALFGQTCFAPGETKSTYGSGSFLLMNTGHEPVVSKHGLLTTVGYQIGDTPATYALEGAIAVTGSLVQWLRDNLGLISSAAEIETLAKTVDDNGGCYFVPAFSGLFAPHWRSDARGVIAGLTGFVTKGHIARAVLEATAWQTREVVDAMNGDSGLDLTSLRADGGMTANNLLMQTLADVLAVPVIRPMVSETTALGAAYAAGLATGYWPDIDSLRANWHKAAEWRPAIDEAGRDREYRNWKKAVARTLDWVEQ from the coding sequence GTGCCTCGACCGCATTACGTCGCCGCCATCGACCAGGGCACCACGTCCAGCCGCTGCATCGTCTTCGACCAGGCCGGCAACATCATCTCCGTCGCCCAGCGCGAGCACCGCCAGATCTTCCCCAAGCCCGGCTGGGTCGAGCACGACGCGGCCGAGATCTGGCAGGCCGTGCAAGGGGTGCTGGAAGAGGCCGTCGGCGGCCTGGACGGCCAGATCGCCGCGCTCGGCATCACCAACCAGCGCGAGACCACCGTGTTGTGGGACCGGGCGACGGGACAGCCGGTGTGCCCGGCCATCGTCTGGCAGGACACGCGCACGGCGCCGCTGACCCATGCGCTGGCCGCGCACGAGCAGCTGTTCAAGGAGAAGGCCGGGCTGCCGCTGGCGACCTACTTCTCCGGTCCGAAGATCCGCTGGCTGCTCGACGAGCACCCAGGGCTGCGGGAGCGGGCCGAGCGCGGCGAGGTGCTGTTCGGCACGATGGACAGCTGGCTGCTGTGGAACCTCACCGGCCGGCACCTCACCGACGTCACCAACGCCAGCCGTACGATGCTGATGAACATCCACACGCTGGCCTGGGACGACGAGCTCCTGGCCGCGCTGGGGGTGCCACGCGCGATGTTGCCGGAGATCCGCCCGTCCGCCGAGGTCTACGGCCGCACGCCGGGCGGCTTCCCGGTGGCCTCGGCGCTCGGCGACCAGCAGGCGGCGTTGTTCGGGCAGACCTGCTTCGCGCCCGGCGAGACCAAGAGCACCTATGGCTCCGGCAGCTTCCTGCTGATGAACACCGGCCACGAGCCGGTCGTCTCCAAGCACGGCCTGCTGACCACGGTCGGCTACCAGATCGGCGACACCCCGGCCACCTACGCGTTGGAGGGCGCGATCGCGGTCACCGGCTCCCTCGTGCAGTGGCTGCGTGACAACCTCGGCCTGATCTCCAGCGCCGCCGAGATCGAGACGCTGGCCAAGACGGTGGACGACAACGGTGGCTGCTATTTCGTGCCGGCGTTCTCGGGGTTGTTCGCGCCGCACTGGCGCTCCGACGCGCGCGGCGTGATCGCGGGGCTGACGGGGTTCGTCACCAAGGGGCACATCGCGCGGGCCGTGCTGGAGGCCACCGCGTGGCAGACCCGCGAGGTCGTGGACGCGATGAACGGCGACTCGGGCCTGGACCTGACGTCGCTGCGCGCCGACGGCGGCATGACCGCCAACAACCTGCTCATGCAGACGCTCGCGGACGTGCTGGCGGTGCCGGTGATCCGGCCCATGGTGTCCGAGACCACCGCGCTGGGCGCCGCCTACGCGGCGGGCCTCGCGACCGGCTACTGGCCGGACATCGACAGCCTGCGCGCCAACTGGCACAAGGCCGCCGAGTGGCGACCGGCGATCGACGAGGCCGGCCGCGATCGGGAATACCGCAACTGGAAAAAGGCCGTGGCCCGCACCCTCGACTGGGTGGAGCAGTAG
- a CDS encoding MBL fold metallo-hydrolase: MRWVTYATDAGDRVGVIGDDRIHPVAPGVSLIEHLSLADPSAFPGWLRDGDVVELTVERLGRTRQSVRASAPPYPLKPRHNPDRRPPRPRVNRAPSKLPYTRGLHEVGADVWAWLLPDGGYGWSNAGLIAGEGASLLADTLFDLPMTAEMLDAMRKVTGRHPLTHAVLTHSNGDHTHGNQLLGEQVQIIAAEATCAEMRHEMPPEMLTATQVVDIGPATPYFRERFGAFDFSGIRLRLPDLTYDGELTLDLGGREVRVMNLGPAHTAADSVVHVPDAGVLFAGDLLFVGCTPIVWSGPIANWITACDKMIATGAGTIVPGHGPVTDPDGIRAVRGYLTHVIEQADAAHARGLTFQEAIEAVDLGVRNLAGRRADRGQSPPPLPRTDPAATPELDQMTLMAKMADKGLS; the protein is encoded by the coding sequence ATGCGTTGGGTGACCTACGCGACGGACGCCGGAGACCGCGTCGGAGTGATCGGCGACGATCGGATCCATCCCGTCGCGCCTGGCGTCAGCCTGATCGAGCACCTGTCGCTCGCCGATCCGTCCGCCTTCCCCGGGTGGCTGCGGGACGGCGACGTGGTCGAGCTGACGGTCGAACGGCTGGGCCGTACCCGCCAGTCCGTGCGCGCGTCCGCTCCGCCGTACCCGCTCAAGCCCCGGCACAACCCCGACAGGCGGCCGCCGCGCCCGCGCGTCAACCGCGCCCCGTCCAAGCTGCCCTACACCCGCGGCCTGCACGAGGTCGGCGCGGACGTGTGGGCCTGGCTGCTGCCCGATGGCGGGTACGGCTGGAGCAACGCGGGACTGATCGCGGGCGAGGGCGCGTCCCTCCTGGCGGACACCCTGTTCGACCTGCCGATGACGGCCGAGATGCTCGACGCCATGCGGAAGGTCACCGGCCGGCACCCGCTCACCCACGCCGTCCTCACCCACTCCAACGGCGACCACACCCACGGCAACCAACTGCTCGGCGAGCAGGTCCAGATCATCGCCGCGGAGGCCACCTGCGCCGAGATGCGGCACGAGATGCCCCCGGAGATGCTGACCGCCACCCAGGTCGTCGACATCGGCCCGGCGACCCCCTACTTCCGCGAACGCTTCGGCGCCTTCGACTTCAGCGGCATCCGCCTGCGGCTGCCCGACCTGACCTACGACGGCGAGCTCACCCTGGACCTCGGCGGTCGCGAGGTCCGGGTGATGAACCTCGGCCCCGCCCACACCGCAGCCGACTCGGTCGTGCACGTACCGGACGCGGGCGTGCTCTTCGCGGGCGACCTGCTGTTCGTCGGCTGCACCCCGATCGTGTGGAGCGGCCCGATCGCCAACTGGATCACCGCGTGCGACAAGATGATCGCCACCGGCGCCGGCACGATCGTCCCCGGCCACGGCCCGGTCACCGACCCCGACGGGATCCGCGCGGTGCGCGGCTACCTCACCCACGTGATCGAGCAGGCCGACGCCGCCCACGCCCGCGGCCTGACCTTCCAGGAGGCGATCGAGGCGGTGGACCTCGGAGTACGCAACCTGGCTGGACGCCGAGCGGATCGTGGTCAATCTCCACCGCCGCTACCGCGAACTGACCCCGCCGCCACGCCCGAGCTGGATCAGATGACGCTGATGGCCAAGATGGCGGACAAGGGGCTCTCGTGA